The DNA segment TGGGAGATCTTTGTCACCTTTCTGTTCATCGGCGCGGTGAGCTTCGGCGGCGGCGTGGTCGCCTATTTGCGCGCGAGCCTGGTGCTGCAGAAGAAATGGCTGGACGAGGAGCGCTTTCTCTCGGCGCTTGAAATCGCGCAGGCGCTGCCGGGCCTCAATGCCACCAATATGAGCATCATCGTCGGTGACCGGCTGCGCGGCATTCCCGGCTCTGTCGTTGCCTTTCTCGGCATCACCCTGCCGGGCGCGACACTGGTGATGATCCTGGGCGTGCTCTACGCCTCGAACGCCAAGAACCCCTATGTCAACGCCACGCTGGTCGGCGTCGGCGCGGCGGCCGTCGGCATGCTGAGCGCGGTGACGCTGCAGATCGGGCGCAAGCAGTTCGGCAACCTGATCGACGTCGCCATCATCGCGGTGACGCTGATCATGGTCAGCGTGCTGCACATCTCACTGATCTGGGTGCTTCTCACCGTCGGACCGGCGGCAATCATCATCTACCGGCCGCGCAAGGCGTCCGGCTCCGGCCCGAGCGAACCTCCGGAATCCGTGGCATGAGCGAGAATCTTTCCGTCCTCGGCGTCTTCTCGCTGCTCTCGGTTCTCGCCGTGGGCGGGGGCGCAGCGGTGCTTCCTGAAACCAAGGAACTGGTGGTGGGCACCCATCACTGGCTCACAAACGACCAGTTCCGCGACATTTACGGCCTCGGGCAGGTGGTCCCCGGTCCGAACATGTTGATGGTGCTGGTCATCGGCTATCACGTCACCGGCTATCTCGGCGCGCTTCTGGCCTTTCTCGGCTTCTTTGTGCCGGCCGGGGCGATTTCCTGGGGTGCCTCGCGGGTCTGGGACCACTTCGAGGGCTCGCCCTGGCGTGAGGCGCTGCAGCGCGGCCTTGCTCCGCTGGTGGTCGGCCTCATGGCGGCAGGCACGGTGTCGATCGCGCGCACCGCGATCGAGGGCGCGACCACGATCGCCATCGCCATCGTGGTCTTCGGCGGGGTCTATTTCGTCAAACGGGTCAATCCCGCCCTCTTCGTCCTGGGCGGCGGCGTCGTGGGACTGATCCTGCTCAGCGGAACAGGCGCCGGTCAGCCCTGACGGCTGGGCAGATAATGGCTGAGCGCGTGGGCGAGGCCCGGCGCGGTCAGCGTCTGCAGCCACACCTTGCCCGGCCCCGAGAGTTTCGCCAGAAACAGCCCGTCCCCGCCGAACAGCGCGTTCTTGACGCCGCGCATGGTGGTGAGCTCAAAAGCCACGCTCGCCTCGAACAGGCCGACATGGCCGGGATGCACCAGCAGGACCTGGCCGGGCTGAAGTTCATAGGTCACGATCTCGCCGCCGAGTTCGATCCAGGCGGTGCCGGAGCCCGATAGCTTCTGCAGCACGAACCCTTCCCCGCCGAACACCGCGCCTCCCAGCGTCTGCTGGAATGCGCTGGCCACCTCGATGCCCGGCGTGCCGCAGATGAAGCCGTGGCGATGGACGAGATAACCTGCCCCGCCGACCTCGGTCGCCATGATGTTGCCGGGCAGCTTGGCGGCGAACGCCACATTGCCCGGGCCACGCTCGGCGTGGAATTCCGTCATGAAAAGCCCGCCACCGGAAACCGCGCGGCTCATGATGCCGAACAGCCCGCTGCTTCCGCCGCCGGCCATGGTGGTGGTCAGGCTGATATCGCCGGACATCCAGGAAAGCTGATCGGGAACGCCGATGACCTTTTCGCCGGCCTCAAGGCCGATTTCCAGAACCGGCATTGTGGTGCCAATGATCTTGTGACGCATGGATGCCTCTTGGGGAAACGGGACCATTCACGGGACGGCGCGCCGCACCTTCGCGGCGAAATCACCGAAGCTTGGCGATGAAACCGCAAATATTCTGTTATTGCACGCGCTCATGAGGGCTCCGCCGTGGCGGCACGCAGGCACGGTGTTATGCTGCCACGGTCGACCTCCTCGGCACGGGCCCCCAGTGGCGGCTCACGAGGCGCCCGATAGTCCCTCGTCCCGCGCGGGTTCCGGGCCGACCCCTATTATCCCGCCGCTGCCATTCCGGATCGATGCGCCCCTCCCTTCGCCGCTTCACCTTCGCCACCTTCGCCACGCTTATCGCCGGTTTCGTCGACGCGGTCGGCTATGCCCATCTCGGCGGGCTGTTCCTGTCCTTCATGAGCGGCAACAGCACGCGGCTCGGCATCCAACTCGCGGATGCCGACTGGGCGCATGTCGGGTTTACCGCTGGCGTGATCGGCAGCTTCGTCGGCGGCGCGTTCCTCGGAACCACGCTTTCCGACGCGGTGGGCGAGATGAAACTGATCCTTATCCTGTGCTGCGAGGTGGTGATGTTCGCCATCGCCTGGGCGCTGGTTTTCGCCGGGATCGGCTATGGCGCCCTGCTGCCGGTGGCTCTGGCCATGGGCATGCAGAACAGCGTCCATCAGGTGATCGCCGGCGCGGATGTCGGCAAGAGCTTCGTCACCGGCGCGCTGTTCGGTCTCGGCCAATCGCTGTCCCGCTTCGCGACCAGGCGTGAAACGCCGCAGGAAGCCGCGTCCTACGCCGCGTCATGGGCGTCTTTCGTCACAGGAGCCGCGATCGGGGCCCTGGTGCTGGCCTGGTCCAGCCTGTCGGTCGCCATGGGAGGCGCCTGCCTGCTTCTGGCGGGGCTGGCCGCACTCGCCTATGCCTTCCATGGCCATCTTCCCCACGCCGTCGGCCAGGTCGGAGGCGACTGAACGCGGAAGCGAGGGCGCGCGCCCGTCGAGTGCTATTTCAGACCGATGGCCTCGCGCGCCGCGGCCACTTCCTTTTGGCAGGCGTCCTCATT comes from the Ancylobacter pratisalsi genome and includes:
- a CDS encoding YoaK family protein gives rise to the protein MRPSLRRFTFATFATLIAGFVDAVGYAHLGGLFLSFMSGNSTRLGIQLADADWAHVGFTAGVIGSFVGGAFLGTTLSDAVGEMKLILILCCEVVMFAIAWALVFAGIGYGALLPVALAMGMQNSVHQVIAGADVGKSFVTGALFGLGQSLSRFATRRETPQEAASYAASWASFVTGAAIGALVLAWSSLSVAMGGACLLLAGLAALAYAFHGHLPHAVGQVGGD
- a CDS encoding TIGR00266 family protein; its protein translation is MRHKIIGTTMPVLEIGLEAGEKVIGVPDQLSWMSGDISLTTTMAGGGSSGLFGIMSRAVSGGGLFMTEFHAERGPGNVAFAAKLPGNIMATEVGGAGYLVHRHGFICGTPGIEVASAFQQTLGGAVFGGEGFVLQKLSGSGTAWIELGGEIVTYELQPGQVLLVHPGHVGLFEASVAFELTTMRGVKNALFGGDGLFLAKLSGPGKVWLQTLTAPGLAHALSHYLPSRQG
- a CDS encoding chromate transporter is translated as MSENLSVLGVFSLLSVLAVGGGAAVLPETKELVVGTHHWLTNDQFRDIYGLGQVVPGPNMLMVLVIGYHVTGYLGALLAFLGFFVPAGAISWGASRVWDHFEGSPWREALQRGLAPLVVGLMAAGTVSIARTAIEGATTIAIAIVVFGGVYFVKRVNPALFVLGGGVVGLILLSGTGAGQP
- a CDS encoding chromate transporter, producing the protein MSNPPKADPIAGTPAAAPAAAFAIPRDVTLWEIFVTFLFIGAVSFGGGVVAYLRASLVLQKKWLDEERFLSALEIAQALPGLNATNMSIIVGDRLRGIPGSVVAFLGITLPGATLVMILGVLYASNAKNPYVNATLVGVGAAAVGMLSAVTLQIGRKQFGNLIDVAIIAVTLIMVSVLHISLIWVLLTVGPAAIIIYRPRKASGSGPSEPPESVA